The region TAGGTTATAAATTCATTGTGGTAATAATAACCTGAAGCTTACTGcaaatgtaattattatttttttttgcaggtgtGAATCCAGCCTCAAAAGCTACTGGGCCCCATCCAACACGGACAAAAAAGTTTGGAGTCGGGTGTTGTCCGCACCCCAGCAGGCCTCCGCAGCAAGCATCTCTCCCCCTCAAACTGCGCAATCCTCTCAGCCTACCTCGTCCGATTCATCTTTCCCTATGCCCTTCAATATGTCCCATTTTACAATCAATGGGAATGTCCAGTTTATTACACATATATGAATCAATAATTTTGTTATACATTTACTGCAAATAAAAATTATTTGGAATAAGGAATGCATGTTTGATGTGTGGTTGCTATAGAAACTGAGCTGAGCTAATGTTATTCACCGTAGTTCTAAAGGGGactactttttttgttgttgagggAGATGAACTCAAAAGCATGCAATACGAATGAGAAAAAGCataattattaaagtatttgaattgttttattatgttggCAAGCAAGAAGTAGAATAAACGGGATAATTACCTCAAGGCAGGGCAATAAACAGTTTGATATGCCCCGCTTGTGGACGGCTTCGTATCGGGCGGTAGGCTAACCTTCCACAAGCCGGGCATATCAAACTGTTTATTGCCCTGCCTTGAGGTGATTATCCCTTACTTATTTAACAACATGCACCAGACAGCACCTTGTACTCCACCTAATCACCCACATTGGTGGGGCTCCAAGCCATCACGCACCAAGCTGTTCCCCTGAGAGAGGCCAGCAGGCACAGTTAAAGTTTAACCAAGAAACAGCTTttacacaaactcctgggcagttcagtgcttatGATTCGTTTTTTAACCCAAATAGTGTTATAAAAACtgtcttgtggcagcgatagaggcagggATGTTTACTGTTTACTGAGTGTATGTGAACGCAGCCTTATTCTGTCTCAAGTGCACAACCCTGCACACAAAGTGGAAAAAGACCAAGAGGGATTTAGTTGCCACCTTTTGGGGTTAGAGGAATTACAGTCCTGCAGCAGCCAAGTGTGGAAAAGGAACCAGTCTGGGTCCCATCTGACATGAGCAGGAAGATAATTATAGTACAGTTTTTAAAATGGGGAGCACAAGATGGACAGGGAGATACCATTACTATATGTTTTTAATACCATAGCAGCCAGCGCAGTCAGTCTGGCAGCTTGGAGATGCTCATGCCTTATCGCTGTGGGTGTCTGTCTGCATATGCTACTCAGGGTTGTCCTAAAGACTGACTGATACCTCCTTGTGGGCTGCatgcagtgtttgttttttttaaaacgtaTGCATAAGAGTGGCAGTTAATGTTACATAAGTCTAGATCCACAACAtcccacttccgggattggtccgttgccgacggaaattccaacagatttcactcatttaggtcGGATATGCGttaccttgggcttcctttgtgttggcattttaaactctggtggatgtatgaagactatggttaaccttttctcagatctctgcagggtaaatccagacagttagACTATGTGTCCAATcttagttttctgttgcacaacttaaacaacctttgaatgtagtatacatgttccaccaaaacaagttccttcccgaaggCATTTTGCAGAGATGCTGttgctccgtctggcgcttagtgccacccaagacgcaataaaccagagcacattttttctcccatcccagaatgatgtgtggactcgccagaccctcctccacagcactgtggaggaaggtctggcaatgggagacaaatgccctgtttacacgtatatggttattttgaaaaactgagacatttcccttcgtttgtgccctttgtttacacgcaaacggagaatttgcctctgaaaaggagtctttctaaaacctccggccagagtggagatttttgaaatcttcgtttgcatgtttgtatgtaaactgagacaaacagaggtttaggcagcagagagagagaaagaggaaagaaaagaggaagtgatttgttgctgttgttgctatttttgggattctgattggctagcgtgggcttgagcttctcgttacactgccacctacaggtttggcatgctcttgacggaatatatacacgggtacatataaacgaacacttttctgaaaactgacagctttgcacaatgttatttttgaaaacagagcggttgaaatgtccgtttatgaaaatagccggccatgtgtaaacgtagcataatCTTTCAAAAACTGACAAACAGGGACCTGTCAGCCCTAAGACAGTTAATGATGCACATAGTCCTGTGGGCATACTGGCATATACACGGTGTACGTAGTGGTGCATATTCAAGGCCAGCTGAGTCTGAGTGTGCACATCCTATCCATGAACATCGGCCCTCACAGACTTTCTCTGCTAAATGGTGTAAGGGCCCTCATGGATCCTCAtgtttagggctgggtatcgctaAAAAATGTCAATACCGATACTGGTGCCAATACCCTGAATTTGATACTGGTTTCTGAATGATACTTTTTTTTCGATACAAATTTTatcaaaatccattttaacaaaaataaattacaacaaaacacacattgtatttaatattaaaatacaaaGCACACACACGTGAGCCCCGTCACTGTGCTTAACGTAGTGTTTTTCCTGCATGCATGCCTAGTTAGAAAGCCAATcaaaaacattattagatcttggtaaaACCATGCTGCAtgtttattggctcactgatgctattgagatttactcctcgggtattgaaatttggtattgaattaggggcatttttcaatactatGGAGGCAAtatggtcggtgcctaaaagtatttcggtacccagccctacttatgTTGCACTCAGATCAGATCTACTCATTTGCTGTATGCTTACAGTACATGTAGTGTAGATGGCAAGCTTTTATTACCTGTTCTATAATCCTATATAACCTGATGTGCTGCAGTACAGAGGTCattctgatatttttttttatgtttcagcCCATGCACATGACACACACTTGACACAAGGCCCATTGAGCATTAAGATAAGAAATTAGATTTAAGATGAGTAAAAATGCTTGTGCTACTCTAATGCCCTCCTGTACTTTAGTGCATTTTACTAAACAAACAGTTCAGTCCTATCTTTCCAAATATGCTTTAACCTTTAATAAATCATACATTAAGATGAGTCAAAATCAGGTCATGCATAGTATTTTGATGCAATTTCTATTGATTGTGCAGAATACCAATATTTTCTATTTCTGTATCCCAGGGCCTGGAGGCCATGTGTCAAAGTACAGCCTTAGCTGGTTAGCTGAGAACAGCTATGAAGGAAAGAAGCAGAGCACCATCCAGCCACGCATCCTTTGGAATTCAGACATCTATAAAGAGGCAAACATACCGTCTGCCAAATGGGACATGTTTATGAGCTGCGACGATGAAGTAAAGAAGTTTCTTCAGAACTATCTTCTGTATGGGATCGCTTTCGTAGATGATGTTCCAGCTACAGTCGAGGCCACAGAGGCAGTGACCCAGAGAGTCAGCCTCATCAGGTattcagtatttatttttggCTTCTTGCTACTCTAACATTCTCATGCAACTATACTGCATTAGCAATTTGCATTCAACGGTGAtatttagggctgggcgatatggagaaaatcagatatcacgatattcttgaccaaatacctcaatatcgatattgcaacgatattctagggttgacaattggtgctttaacaaaatatcttcacacttagattttagataaataatcatcagtaatgtggacataatgtctaagtggggaaaaggcaaataatagaacagctacaaaagtctggtaagttcagaaaagtacatcactttactgtactgcagcctttaaaaccaggaaaagacaacacttctgtcatatcacgatattacgatatccaaaatctaagacgatatctagtctcatatcacgttatcaatataatatcgatatattgcccagccctagtgataTTCATAAGGAGCGCAGAAGATGTTCGGCCCTGTCCACTTATTCCTAATCcgcttgtgttttttgtgttattgATCAACAAGGGAGACTACATATGGAAGAATGTGGTGTTTTACTTCCGATTTTTCCAGAGGAGACACTGCCTACAGCCAGCTGGCCCTGGACCGTCACACTGACACCTCCTACTTTCAGGAACCATGTGGGTAGGTGCAGCAGAGATGAACTGATATGGAATCTAAAAAACAGCCCCAATACAAAGCAAGTGAAAggattttttgtttgtgaacCATTAAAACAGACCACAgatcttaaagcaacactagagaacttttctcgcttcggtccccctacaagttggaagcggaattgtcccaTTATGTCTCTTTCggactacagatccgctacctgatttgtaatgtaatggacaattccgcttccaacctgtagggggaccgaagtgggaaaagttttctagtgttgctttaatgtcaACAGTGCTTGTTTTACCACTGacatgctcagattattattctgtgTTATGAAAGGGATCCCTATAGATACAGAGATAGACCAATAGCGATTTCTGAAGTGATTCTGGTTAAACATAAAGGATCCTactttttaacaaaaaggtctgtgtctgtagggatccttcccataatgttgtcagacacttataataCACAATAAATATGAGCCAGTAGTGGAAGTGGCAAGAACAGCAACTGTCCTTTTATTGGAcaaaattgacgatgcacatttgtcCTATacgattacattgcagcccggtttgCGGCTGATGGTTACAgtgttctcgctcaatactggaccagtttcaaagatttttgttcacattagtcactttaAACAAAAGTTGCATTTTCTAACTCGATACCGCTGATTGCTGTTGCAGAATCCAGGTTTTCCACTGCCTCAAGCATGAGGGAACCGGGGGAAGGACGCTACTTGTGGACGGGTTCTACGCTGCTGAAAAAGTACGCCAGCAGTCCCCTGAAAACTTTGAGCTGCTTTCCCATGTGCCCATCAGGCACGAGTACATTGAAAAGTCTGACAACCACCAAAACCACATGACAGGCATCGGCCCCGTGCTCAACGTCTATCCTTGGAACAATGAAATGTATCTGATCCGGTATGTCAGCgcattagtttttgtttttagtcaTTAGTCATTTTACTCATGTTTGTACAGTGGTGAATTATTAGACATTCAAATTGTAGGATTTTGCTGTAGGGGTAAAGCTTTACACGTCACGCTATTTAGTTATTCATTACTTCCCTTGCGTCACTTCCCTTTGTAATAACAAGGCAAACTTGTCCTTCCTCAGTAGTTagattagtatttttttttttttttttttgcaatttacagtatatattctcAGTTACAATGCAGTCTGCATGGAGTGCTGTTCGGGTGTGTAGAGAGTGTCCCTCTGGTGTTCTTCAGTTTGGGGATCCTACTAGTGTAAAAAGGTTGTGCCTGAGTTTCCTTCAACCTATTTATATACGTGTACTGTTTCAAAAGGAATATTCTGTAGTTTTAAAGGTATGATGAAATAACTAAAGTGGAAggagtctctgtctctctgtctgtctgtctgtccgtctgtctttTGATTTTCTCgacaaccattcatccaatcaACTTTACACTTAGCGGGTGTATTACTGAGGACCCAAGGAAGCATAGTGTTGAGCGAGAGCTCTCGCAATCTATGTGACACCGCTGACACTGCTACACTGCcgaacggcatgctgggtacagCTCACTCTCCGTTGCTCACTACAGTACGTTCAAGACGAGATGAGGAAAGAGACTGGAGAGACCGGAGatgttacattgtagcaaagaaGTGCAGTATCGAGTGTGAAGTTTGGATGAGCCGTTCtagagaaagctgcaagcaggaATAGTATAGGCCAGGCAATCACATTTTGAACTGGCACTGCACTAGTGTCTTAACTTGCAAATCAACAAGCAagattgttgtatttttttctctccaacagATACAACAACTATGACCGATCAGTGATAAACACAATGCCCCATGACCTTGTTCAGCGATGGTATGAGGCACATCGAGAGTTAACAACAGAACTGAGGCGGCCAGAGAACGAGCTCTGGGTGAAACTGACTCCAGGGAAGGTAAGAAAGTTACACTTCTTCAGGAGGGTGCATTCCGAAATGCCCAAGCcagaaaactaaaatgtataaatgcTTCTCCAAATGTCAATTTCAATGAATTCATTTGCAGCTTTAGGATAAttgtaaagaaaacagaaaagagaagaaTGTAAGTATAATTCAGTGTAATCTAAGGATTGTATACTCTCTTTTCTCCATGAGGTGATCTTCATAGACAACTGGCGTGTCATGCATGGGAGGGACTCTTTCACCGGCCTGAGGCAGCTCTGTGGATGCTATCTGACCAGAGACGACGTCCTCAGCTCTGCACGCTGCTTCGGTCTGCAGGCCTGATCCTGGACATGAACCTCCCCTCACCTCTGTGCCGTATCCCTTAGCCCATAGGTTCAGGGTTCATTTATTGTCATTCTACAACACAGGGTTGCACAACATGCAATGCAAGTTGTAGTCCCTTTATACTacacaagaacaaaaaaaaaaacagaacaaaaagaaCAATTTTTTAAGGTGAATTAAGGAAGGAGAAGCTGAGGAAGCCGATCTGTAGTCTGGTGGTACGACAGCGGATACTGTAAAATTAATAAGAACTTGTCATGGGAATTTAGCTTTCTTAAGTTTCCTTAAGAAATAAAGCTGTTTCTGAGCTTTCTTAACCAAGGTTGGAGACGTGAACTGTCAGGCTCTCTGTGATGCTAATTCCCAGGAACCTAAAACTTGTTCACTTGCTCCACCTCAGCTCCATTGATGTAGACAGGAGTGTGTCctcccctccttttttttctaaaatcaaCTTACTGACATTGAGCAGTAGTGTctctatggacctttttcagaGCAGgcatttttgacttgtcatagtaggaaaagcacagctgaaattgataaccttacgatggctcaattccatcaagtgtcccataAAGCACacataccagggtctctcctaagtggaatgcagccatcattaatggttttgaatacacctgtgcttttcctactatgatatgtcaacatgtctgccgtgaaaaaaaaggtattttagTAGGCTATTACCCTACTGGTTAATTCCATTTGCACTGAAAGCCAACAATGTTCAACAATCAACACATCTCACTGCTGCTGCATGTTGTATTTTACCCGTTTTGTTCATTAATTTGTAATTAACATTAATGTTTTGAATGTCTCCTGCATTACACTTGAAACAATTCAGTGTATACAGGGATGTAGTGGAGGCTAAACGCACGTAAACGCTGTTTGTGCACCTGCCAAAATTCGGAAATAGCGTTTACCCACCTCCAAAGTGCGTTTATCCACCTCTAAATTGCGTTTATCCACCTCTAAATAGCCTATAGTTCCTAAGCCATTCTAAATTAAGCTTATGTCGATTTAGTTTCATATTGTTCATTATTAGTTTCATAGGTTGTTAAACCTAAGACGAAGTCTTTCATATTGCACTGCATTACTGTCAGTGTTGACCAATCTCTTTCGTGTTTGGTGTTTAAGCCCacaacgtcgccttccaggcagcgatGCCTGgtaggcactaggattaggcaatggttaggtgccttgacaaaacgagacatttgaggacgtcatcttgggcttttgggaaacactgatccacatttttctgacatattatagaccaaacaactaatcgattaatcgagaaaatattcaacagattaatcgactatgaaaataatcccAAATCCCTAATCATTATGTACAAGTGCATTGCATTGGAATCACTGAATATAAGCCTccctatctatatctataaatcTATAAAGTAAACTTTATAGATTTCAACCATATTATTCCTTCTTGAGTCTCTTTAACAAGAACTTAGATTAATGTATGAATTGAATAGTGATTGTGTGACCTATGATGAGGGAACAACCAGTGATACCCTTGGTAGTACCATCAAATGATAGCCTATAGCGATGTCATCAGGATACACATACACCGGTAGGCAGTGGCCCACCTTACCGGGTGACCACGTTTTGGTCCACCAGAATTTATAGTTTACCCACCTCTTTTTTTACCACTACACCTCTGAGTGTATAAGTTCTCaaattgctttgtttttgtgatatCACATCACGTGAAATGCTGTCATAGAGAATGGTCAGTAATATTAACTTTCAGACAGTAATTACAGTAGGTTACAGATAATTTAGCACTAAACAATAAGAATAAGtatagctgaggctgatgggaagtTTTTTTAAGTACTTTTGACTTGATGATAGCACTCGATGAAAAGTTAAGgcatcaccaaagttattacaagtCATCCTCTGGGACAACTTCAAAATGTGAGCATAGTGACTGACTGCAAAGGAACATATGGGTCACttgacatatttacacaatgtattattaattacttttgaattttACCTTATCCAGGTTTCATCTTAATGTCTGCATGTTTACACTTTCTAATTGTGAAACATCACAGAAGCCTGGGGCCAGACCCAGCCATGTTCATTATTACAAAAATAATGTGCCGTAGGCGGGTAAAGATGGTTGACTTCACACTCATTTCTTGGCAGGGTGATGATGTTTTCGGTAAGTGCCAAACTGTCCCTAAATTCAGCCAAACACATCCCTACCAACCGCGATTTGAGTACAAATTGGCTGTGTTGTATACCACAGTAGCACACTGAAAGCAGACTCAGTGAATAACCCATGCATATTCGATTGGCAAAAGCTATTCTTGGTCAATGTTTAACCTTTGTGAGACTAAAGGTGGTGCAAGTAGACTCCCAAGTTGGCTCCATAAAGATGTCAGGCAGCTCATTTAAAGGAAAAATGAAGGGTCTCTGTGCTGCCTTTACACAACAGCCAATTTATGGTTGTGCCAAAGAAGGAGCTCTTTAATATTTAATGGggtaataaataaaagaatgtccataatttgtctgcagctgttaaaAGAGTTGGTGACCAAACCTGTGACTTCTGGCCTATACTCTACCCCCTGGAATAAAATGGTTCCTGTTGTCACCACTGCCCCCCCAACCatttataaatgaataaataaatctgtAGAACGATCTGAAGTCTTTATTAATCCATTCTCGATGTATAAAAAGTTGGAAGTTGAGAAGTTATCTTGAAGGAAAAGAACATCTGACCCTACATTCTGAACTTCAATCTTGTTGTCAGGTCACAAAGAGTTGCAGTGCTATAAGGCTGCGCCTGAAGCCACAGGGCTTAgcattatataatattttatgtCATCTGACCCTTTACAACACTAAAGAAAGAAAGCCACTGAAACCCATATGAGACAAATCTGCATTAAGATCTCAGGGACTCCAATCTGGCCGAGTGCTTGAGCTACAGTGTGAGGCTCCAGTGTAAGTTTGCTGCCACCTAGATGAAACTTGATTAATATCAATTATGGTCACACCCTAGACGAGCTACTAACTAATCAGAGTCTCTGAAGTTTATTACATGAAATAGTCATACTTCATCCACAGCTGCTTGACAGTTTGTATTACAAAAGATCTACTAAAGATAGATCTGTGAGCCCATTTACCCTTCCCTTCAGGAGTTAGttcaatttttgtttatttgtaaaCTCAAGATATTTTATTATTCAAAAGACTATTTGAATTTTGGactattatttgttttttaaacataataaTGTATGCTCATatatacagaaaataaaaatcattctGATCATTTGCATGATGCAGATTTTACACTCaagtttcttctttttttttttgcatcctaTCTTATGCACGTATTTGGTTTAATATTATGTAGCTTGTATTCCCAATGCAGGGCTCATCAACATGGTTGGAATGGCTTATTAACTatgaaatggtaaaaaaaaaaaacactacaagcaTGTCTACATTCCTTGGTCTACATTCAagcaaaagtaaaataaaaaatggcacatgataaaaaaaaaaaagctgttaaaGATTAAATTGATGGTTCAAACGCGAGCGTGAGCTCCGTCATATTGATTACATTTGAGAATGAAGTGTGCTGAAGACTGGACATCCTGTTGTTCAGAAGAGTGACGTTGCTCCAGCTGTTTTCAACAGGCCTTTTTTTCAGGCTTGTGGCTCATCTTCCTCATCGTGGAGGCTGTCGGCTGTGGTTGCCACGGGAACGCTATCCGAGGCTTCCTGGGCCTGAGGAGAGCTCCTCCTAGtgggcagagagagagttggTGTTACACACTTGAATTGGGAATGGCGTGATGAAATGCAACATCAAAAAAACCTAAAATCTCACTTCATCGCGTGGGCCTCTGATACTTTGACCTCCTTGTACTTGTGTTTCTTCACCGTGCGAGCGATGAACCACACGACCAGGATGATCAGGACACACCCGAGCAAGGCGCCGATCACCGCGCCAGCAATCACTCCATCTCCCGCTTCTGTACGAACATCAGTGAatgaaacccttttttttttttatttgtgttgtgatgtacattttttttcaaaaaaaaatgtaaacataccAGGATTTAGCTCTATAGTGCAAGTTGAAAATCCCACTGCATTTGTAGCGTTGCACTGGTACTCCCCAAACTCAAACTGGGATATGTTTTTGAATTCCAGTATTCCAGATGTGGTCACTAAGGAAACAAGTGCACacgtttataaaaataaatgtccgTATGTCAACAagtatatcacacacacacacacacacacacgtatatcacacacacacacgtttataaaaaaatagaatGTCCACATGTCAACAAGTATATcatgcacgcacgcgcacacacacacacacacacacacacacacacacacagtactcaCCTAGTCCCAGTACAGGCCTCCTTGTCCGAGTCTGATCCAGTCTGGTCCAGGTATATGTCGGGTTGGGGCTCCCACGCTCACTGTGGCAGGTCAGAGTGACCAAGTGACCTGATTCCACGTCACCGTGGACGGCGCAATAAGGAACAGTGGGCTTCTCTGACAGAGCACAAGGAGGATGCATGAGTTCATCAGGTgactttatatttatataaatttactttattttacatttttgtgaagCACATGTTCAATCAGTAGAAGTTATTGATATTTTCACACCATTTCAGCAAGAGCTTCAGACTGAATTGATCCTGAGAGGTTTGGTAATAGAATTTGTGTCACGCTGAGTCTGATATGATTATGTATTATTGGTCAGTCAATCACTGCCAGCTTCATCTCACCACTACAATTATACACTaagacagtggtggaagaactTCTGAGACCCTTTAGATAAAGAGTAAAAGCACCAGTatgcaatttgaaaaaaaagaaactccaGTACAAGTACAAGTCCTGCGTTCAAAATCCTACTTAAGAACAAGTAGACAAATATTATGATTAAAATAAACTTCAAGTATAAAAAGTAGGAGAACTACATGTAGAGAAATGTCCCCTGTCAgtgatatattgttttaaatgacattattaGATTAGTAATAGTGATGCGTTTAGGCAGCATTTTACTATTGTAGCTGCTTGAGGTGGAGCTACTTTAAattactttatatacagtcCAGTGGTTTCCAAACCTGTGGTCGGGTCCCTCCAAagggtcacaagataaatctgaggggtcaTGAGATAATTAAAGCTTTGTTCATACTCGGGCAAGCCACCGTGGTGCGGGCCTTCTGATTGGTCAAAGACTAAATAAATATGGTTGTTTATGCTGCCAGCCATCTGGgtttatttatacagtataGTGTGTTTATCACAGCCATCCTTTACAACAGCACACACTCACGTCGGGCTTTTGTGCTGCCGAGTAACACAACTCAACAACACTTTGTACCAAGCCTGGATGAACCCATATCTATAATGCTGTAATGAATGATACTGTAGGAGCAACAGGTTATAAAGGTCACaacaaagaaatgaaaagatGGCATATATGAATCTGTGTGCCTTGTAACAAAGACAATTTACAGATTCATGTTCGTTAAAATGACAAATCCTTTGCTTATCGTTAATCAAACACGGCGCATTAGTCATCACGAAGCAGGAAGTGTGTTGGGAGTGGCCTTACAACTCTCTGCTCCTAAGCTGGGACTCCTTACTGCATATTCCACGGTGCCTGCCTACTAATCATTAGGCTCTGCAGTATATTGATTGGACAGTAAATCATCTTTAAAACGACACAACTTTATTTAGATATCTACTGTGTTCACACAATAAGGGTCAAGCTTACACATTTAATTGTAATTCATAATAGACTACTCACTCTCTTTCAAATATTACCATAATTATACGTAACAGCAAGTGATGATGGAAATCTTTGATCCCATGATAATCAGCATGAGAACAGTCATACATATTCATACTGCACTTAAGTATGCATCACATTCAGTATGTAGAACCTGTCCTGCAAACATTTCCATAAAGGTTTACGAAACACAAGACGTGTATTTAGCATGCAGCAGATGCTgatatatatattctgtatgCAGTACAAGGACGCAGTCACAGTCCTACTCTAATTTCCAACACTGACAATGAAGAGACTGCTGCAGTAACCATGGAAACTGCTGAGGATACTGAGGCTTGCGAGGTTGTCCCTGGTAACTCGGTAAATGAGAGGATTCAAACTGAATGTAATTCCATAATCACACTATTCAGGGCCACAGCTTTAATAGATGTGTTAATGTTACAACACTGATGATAGATACAGCAATGCCAGCACTAAGACATctcattaaaattaaaaagtacTCTTGCTACTTAGGGGattttatcttaaaaaaaacatactcaGGTGAAAGGGAAAGAGTAGCTCCCTCAGACGTGACTTATGTAGCCCttcttttacattaaaaaaatatagagAAAGGCATTCTCAGAGACCAGAAACATCAAATGGACTGTAGTGTGCTTTGGCTCTCCAATTTCAGGAAGCCACACCCTAATTAGCAGGAGAATAATGGCCGATCACCAGCATAAGGTTCagattaggtttttttttttcagctcatgTGCTGTGGACAGGTCCAGGTGTGAACGCTGGTATAAAAGCACCATCACAGCACCAATGCGGACACAAACATCAGCTACTTCTGTTTGCCTTTATATTGCAAATACACAGCCGATACTGCTAACTGGTGTGGCCCAGTAGCATGAAATCCCCTACACACCCATGGTACACTCTCACAGCGTTTTGGATATTTTGCCTGATCAGACCTCTTCTCAGGACTTTATGAATGTGTACAAAGCATTATTGCTGTTATATCTATACTTTCTAACTCTTACCTTATTAGTTATTGGACTACTTTTCCGACCAATGGGGGAGGGaataaacttttctttttacacccTCTGGAGTTAACAACACTTACCAAGAACATTCACAATGATATAGGCCTCAGACGGTCCGTCCACATCAGGAAAGTTGTGAATCTGACAAGTGTAGATTCCGGCATCTGATGGTTGCATGTTGCTTAT is a window of Perca fluviatilis chromosome 16, GENO_Pfluv_1.0, whole genome shotgun sequence DNA encoding:
- the LOC120544066 gene encoding V-set and immunoglobulin domain-containing protein 1-like, translating into MGPTLRLLVLMSIIGYVELITVTTPQKNVSVTMGQSVLLQCMFVTNVATTGLNIQWDFVSSASMKPQQVYYYQSGEDVITKSYTGRLQPSSSPGTTKNASIVISNMQPSDAGIYTCQIHNFPDVDGPSEAYIIVNVLEKPTVPYCAVHGDVESGHLVTLTCHSERGSPNPTYTWTRLDQTRTRRPVLGLVTTSGILEFKNISQFEFGEYQCNATNAVGFSTCTIELNPEAGDGVIAGAVIGALLGCVLIILVVWFIARTVKKHKYKEVKVSEAHAMKRSSPQAQEASDSVPVATTADSLHDEEDEPQA
- the tmlhe gene encoding trimethyllysine dioxygenase, mitochondrial; the encoded protein is MLAMLNRILRPALKPWLKQAQLSPAVRKPQLPWRHKTQIRACAATSATFQPLEDCLVLNYGGTTMHLNYVWLRDHCRSAASYNSSTNQRNLDTGSIDLAIRPDDATVQNGHLVLTWPGGHVSKYSLSWLAENSYEGKKQSTIQPRILWNSDIYKEANIPSAKWDMFMSCDDEVKKFLQNYLLYGIAFVDDVPATVEATEAVTQRVSLIRETTYGRMWCFTSDFSRGDTAYSQLALDRHTDTSYFQEPCGIQVFHCLKHEGTGGRTLLVDGFYAAEKVRQQSPENFELLSHVPIRHEYIEKSDNHQNHMTGIGPVLNVYPWNNEMYLIRYNNYDRSVINTMPHDLVQRWYEAHRELTTELRRPENELWVKLTPGKVIFIDNWRVMHGRDSFTGLRQLCGCYLTRDDVLSSARCFGLQA